The Rhodopseudomonas palustris genome window below encodes:
- a CDS encoding LysR family transcriptional regulator: MATINLRNVDLNLLIVFDAVYATGNISHAARQLALSQPAVSNALTRLREHFDDPLFVRAGRGVKPTLRSQQMIDPVREALRLIRQQFDGDRSLDLASYKRTFRIVIVDPLEPILMPPLLREITAHAPQVTIESRPPWNTNVTDDIIAGTLDLACYTFPVSAPGLVFETICPCDNVVVARRGHPGIGATLDARTFMALNQVALINELRGHINIDRDITTRGGNRRIAYMVNKVWSMPAAVGSSDLVAVLPRRFAELMAPVFNLQIHESPVPISEQHFHMIWHERNTDDPGHKWLRDTMLEAMHAGASPPGLVAAAAAC; the protein is encoded by the coding sequence ATGGCGACGATCAACCTGCGTAATGTCGACCTCAATCTGCTGATCGTGTTCGACGCGGTGTATGCCACCGGCAATATCAGCCACGCCGCGCGGCAACTGGCGCTGAGCCAGCCGGCGGTCTCGAACGCGCTGACGCGGCTGCGCGAGCATTTCGACGATCCGCTGTTCGTGCGCGCCGGCCGCGGCGTCAAGCCGACGCTGCGCTCGCAGCAGATGATCGACCCGGTGCGCGAGGCGCTGCGGCTGATCCGCCAGCAATTCGACGGCGATCGCAGCCTCGATCTCGCCTCCTACAAGCGCACCTTCCGGATCGTGATCGTCGATCCGCTGGAGCCGATCCTGATGCCGCCGCTGCTGCGCGAGATCACCGCGCATGCGCCGCAGGTGACGATCGAATCCCGCCCGCCCTGGAACACCAACGTCACCGACGACATCATCGCCGGCACGCTGGATCTGGCCTGCTACACCTTCCCGGTCAGCGCGCCGGGGCTGGTGTTCGAGACGATCTGCCCGTGCGACAACGTCGTGGTCGCCCGCCGCGGCCATCCCGGGATCGGCGCCACGCTCGACGCCAGGACCTTCATGGCGCTGAACCAGGTGGCGCTGATCAACGAGCTGCGCGGTCACATCAATATCGATCGCGACATCACCACCCGCGGCGGCAACCGGCGGATCGCCTACATGGTCAACAAGGTCTGGTCGATGCCGGCGGCGGTCGGCAGCAGCGACCTCGTCGCGGTGTTGCCGCGCCGTTTCGCCGAACTGATGGCGCCGGTGTTCAATCTGCAGATCCACGAATCGCCGGTGCCGATCTCGGAACAGCACTTCCACATGATCTGGCACGAGCGAAACACCGACGACCCCGGCCACAAATGGCTGCGCGACACCATGCTGGAGGCGATGCATGCCGGCGCCTCGCCGCCCGGACTGGTGGCCGCCGCAGCCGCGTGCTAG
- a CDS encoding HAD-IA family hydrolase → MVEAVIWDFGGVLTSSPFEAFARFEIERGLPIDIIRRTNAANHFENAWAKFERAEVDLDTFDALFAEESRALGAEVRGREVLPLLSGDLRPQMVEALRRVKQSFKTGCITNNLPANAIGSASGRTLYVAEVMALFDHVIESAKIGLRKPDPKIYRMMTDTLGVDPANCVYLDDLGVNLKPAREMGMTTIKVTSADQAIRDLEAATGLKLRAD, encoded by the coding sequence ATGGTCGAGGCGGTGATCTGGGATTTCGGCGGGGTGCTCACCTCCTCGCCGTTCGAGGCGTTCGCACGGTTCGAGATCGAGCGCGGGCTGCCGATCGACATCATCCGCCGCACCAATGCCGCCAATCATTTCGAGAACGCCTGGGCGAAGTTCGAGCGTGCCGAAGTCGATCTCGACACCTTCGACGCGCTGTTCGCGGAAGAATCGCGCGCGCTCGGCGCCGAGGTCCGCGGCCGTGAGGTGCTGCCGCTGCTGTCCGGCGATCTCCGCCCGCAGATGGTCGAGGCCCTGCGCCGCGTCAAGCAGAGCTTCAAGACCGGCTGCATCACCAACAATCTGCCCGCCAACGCGATCGGCTCGGCCTCGGGCCGCACGCTGTACGTCGCCGAAGTGATGGCGCTGTTCGATCACGTCATCGAGTCCGCCAAGATCGGCCTGCGCAAGCCGGATCCGAAGATCTATCGGATGATGACCGATACGCTCGGCGTCGACCCGGCCAACTGCGTCTATCTCGACGACCTCGGCGTCAACCTCAAGCCGGCGCGCGAGATGGGCATGACCACGATCAAGGTCACCAGCGCCGATCAGGCGATCAGAGACCTCGAAGCCGCGACCGGGCTGAAGCTGCGCGCCGACTAG